Proteins encoded within one genomic window of Bemisia tabaci chromosome 2, PGI_BMITA_v3:
- the LOC109030191 gene encoding uncharacterized protein isoform X1 gives MSVFWVVLVSVLFLDVFHASVVEAPEGSPELKRSKRLTTFGGGGSQNQQNQNQNQNAQNKKRPLFVPALHQPCRSDYDCGTSNSECKANASSYNPTMMCYCKENYEEIDNECSGAAAATSTILTLSLAILVAKLYKFYDF, from the exons ATGAGCGTGTTTTGGGTGGTGCTTGTGTCAGTGCTCTTCCTGGACGTTTTCCACGCCTCGGTCGTCGAGGCCCCCGAAGGCTCCCCGGAGCTGAAGAGGAGTAAAAGGTTGACGACTTTCGGCGGCGGGGGCTCGCAGAATCAGCAGAACCAGAATCAAAATCAGAATGCACAGAATAAGAAAC GCCCTTTGTTTGTTCCAGCGTTGCACCAGCCCTGCCGCTCGGACTACGACTGTGGGACGTCCAACTCGGAGTGCAAAGCAAACGCTTCGTCCTACAACCCAACCATGATGTGCTATTGTAAAGAGAACTACGAAGAGATAGATAACGAATGCAGCG gtgCGGCTGCAGCAACTTCAACAATCCTCACACTTTCTTTGGCCATTCTGGTAGCCAAATTGTATAAATTCTATGACTTTTGA
- the LOC109030191 gene encoding uncharacterized protein isoform X2, with product MSVFWVVLVSVLFLDVFHASVVEAPEGSPELKRSKRLTTFGGGGSQNQQNQNQNQNAQNKKPLHQPCRSDYDCGTSNSECKANASSYNPTMMCYCKENYEEIDNECSGAAAATSTILTLSLAILVAKLYKFYDF from the exons ATGAGCGTGTTTTGGGTGGTGCTTGTGTCAGTGCTCTTCCTGGACGTTTTCCACGCCTCGGTCGTCGAGGCCCCCGAAGGCTCCCCGGAGCTGAAGAGGAGTAAAAGGTTGACGACTTTCGGCGGCGGGGGCTCGCAGAATCAGCAGAACCAGAATCAAAATCAGAATGCACAGAATAAGAAAC CGTTGCACCAGCCCTGCCGCTCGGACTACGACTGTGGGACGTCCAACTCGGAGTGCAAAGCAAACGCTTCGTCCTACAACCCAACCATGATGTGCTATTGTAAAGAGAACTACGAAGAGATAGATAACGAATGCAGCG gtgCGGCTGCAGCAACTTCAACAATCCTCACACTTTCTTTGGCCATTCTGGTAGCCAAATTGTATAAATTCTATGACTTTTGA